The Streptomyces sp. HUAS CB01 genome has a segment encoding these proteins:
- a CDS encoding DUF6099 family protein — MDAERLVAIGRRALAECRAALDVVAEAWQAQALAQAIGSQLAVSGPQVLRSEARGLSEAGGRAGMLADPAVLRAGGPRAAQLTEVADPGRSLDALGTLLGEVGIALVGVACATDEEGLYWQCIEAIDAADESSDHVRAMLHRLALCERERERRRAHGWERDREDGTGGRELAARRPDPAEPTASPP, encoded by the coding sequence ATGGATGCGGAACGGCTCGTGGCGATCGGCAGGCGCGCACTCGCGGAGTGCCGCGCGGCGCTGGACGTCGTGGCGGAGGCCTGGCAGGCGCAGGCCCTCGCGCAGGCGATCGGGAGTCAACTGGCGGTGAGCGGACCGCAGGTGCTGAGAAGCGAGGCGCGCGGACTCAGCGAGGCAGGCGGCCGGGCCGGCATGCTCGCCGACCCCGCCGTCCTGCGCGCGGGCGGCCCGAGAGCCGCGCAGCTCACGGAAGTGGCGGATCCCGGGCGGTCGTTGGACGCGCTCGGGACCCTGCTCGGCGAGGTCGGCATAGCGCTCGTCGGCGTGGCCTGCGCCACGGACGAGGAGGGTCTGTACTGGCAGTGCATCGAGGCGATCGACGCCGCGGACGAGTCCAGCGACCATGTCCGCGCCATGCTCCACCGGCTCGCCCTGTGCGAGCGCGAACGGGAGCGTCGAAGAGCCCACGGCTGGGAGCGGGACCGGGAGGACGGGACCGGCGGCCGCGAGCTCGCCGCCCGTCGCCCGGACCCGGCGGAGCCGACGGCGAGCCCGCCTTGA
- the mmuM gene encoding homocysteine S-methyltransferase: MKPARSLADALAGDGPLVLDGGLSTQLEAQGCDLSDDLWSARLLADGPEQIEAAHTAYARAGAQVLVTASYQATYEGFAARGTDRGETAALLARSVALARAAAEQPAREVWVAASVGPYGALLADGSEYRGRYGLTVRELEDFHRPRVATLAEAAPDVFALETVPDTDEAAALLRATADTGIPVWLSYTIEGGRTRAGQDLAAAFALAAGHDHVIAVGVNCCAPADADRAVGIAARETGRPVVVYPNSGERWDARARAWTGDVAFDPARLPHWAAAGARLAGGCCRVGPDRIAALAALAARL, translated from the coding sequence GTGAAGCCCGCCCGCAGCCTCGCCGACGCCCTCGCCGGGGACGGCCCGCTCGTCCTCGACGGCGGACTGTCCACCCAACTGGAGGCACAGGGCTGCGACCTGTCCGACGACCTCTGGTCGGCACGGCTGCTCGCCGACGGTCCCGAGCAGATCGAAGCCGCGCACACGGCGTACGCGCGGGCGGGCGCCCAGGTACTCGTCACCGCCAGCTACCAGGCCACCTACGAAGGCTTCGCCGCGCGCGGCACCGACCGGGGCGAGACGGCCGCCCTCCTCGCCCGCAGCGTGGCGCTGGCGCGCGCCGCGGCGGAGCAGCCGGCCCGGGAGGTGTGGGTGGCCGCCTCCGTCGGCCCGTACGGCGCGCTGCTCGCGGACGGCAGCGAGTACCGCGGCCGCTACGGGCTGACGGTGCGGGAGCTGGAGGACTTCCACCGGCCCCGTGTCGCCACGCTCGCCGAGGCCGCCCCGGACGTGTTCGCCCTGGAGACCGTGCCGGACACCGACGAGGCGGCCGCACTGCTGCGGGCCACGGCGGACACCGGCATCCCGGTGTGGCTCTCCTACACGATCGAGGGCGGACGCACCCGCGCCGGCCAGGACCTCGCGGCCGCCTTCGCGCTGGCCGCGGGCCACGACCACGTCATCGCCGTCGGCGTCAACTGCTGCGCGCCCGCGGACGCGGACCGCGCCGTGGGGATCGCCGCCCGAGAGACGGGCCGACCGGTCGTGGTCTATCCCAACAGCGGGGAGCGGTGGGACGCCCGCGCCCGCGCCTGGACCGGCGACGTCGCCTTCGACCCGGCCCGGCTGCCCCACTGGGCCGCCGCAGGCGCGCGACTGGCCGGTGGGTGCTGCCGCGTCGGCCCGGACCGCATCGCCGCCCTGGCAGCGCTCGCGGCACGGCTCTGA
- a CDS encoding 3' terminal RNA ribose 2'-O-methyltransferase Hen1 — MFLTISTTGTPERPATDLGFLLHKHPDKAQAFSTSHGTAHVLYPEASAERCTAALLLEVDPVALVRRGRGKGSGGAPDSALAQYVNDRPYAASSLLSVAMSTVFKSALRGVCAAMPERAASPLPLRIEVPALPARGGAELVRKLFGPLGWDRVEAEPVVLDEQFPEWGDSRYVRLTLEGELRLADALRQLYVLLPVLDDAKHYWVAPDEVDKLLRAGEGWLADHPEQKLITSRYLSRRWGLTRQAAERLELVRLAESDDLEVEDVDNAVDETKDTEERPVPLAEQRRAAILDALRTAGASSVLDLGCGQGQLVQALLKDTRFSDIVGVDVSVRALAVAARRLRLERMGERQSGRVTLLQGSLTYTDKRLKGYDAAVLSEVIEHLDLPRLPALEYAVFGSARPHTVVVTTPNVEYNVRWETLPAGHVRHSDHRFEWDRREFRDWAARVAERHGYGVVHVPVGDDDPEVGPPTQMAVFTLAAADRAAGARTTGARAAGARPAESPDADPASPAGTTTTTTTTKEGAA, encoded by the coding sequence GTGTTCCTGACGATCAGTACGACCGGCACCCCCGAGCGTCCCGCCACCGACCTGGGCTTCCTGCTGCACAAGCACCCCGACAAGGCGCAGGCGTTCTCCACCTCGCACGGCACGGCCCACGTCCTCTACCCCGAGGCGAGCGCCGAACGCTGCACGGCCGCGCTGCTGCTGGAGGTGGATCCCGTGGCGCTGGTCCGGCGCGGCCGGGGCAAGGGCAGCGGCGGGGCGCCCGACTCGGCCCTCGCCCAGTACGTCAACGACCGGCCCTACGCCGCCTCCTCGCTGCTCTCCGTCGCCATGAGCACCGTCTTCAAGAGCGCACTGCGCGGGGTGTGCGCCGCGATGCCGGAGCGGGCCGCGAGCCCGCTGCCACTGCGGATCGAGGTGCCCGCCCTGCCCGCGCGCGGAGGCGCCGAACTCGTCCGCAAGCTGTTCGGGCCGCTGGGCTGGGACCGGGTGGAGGCCGAGCCGGTCGTGCTCGACGAGCAGTTCCCGGAGTGGGGCGACTCCCGCTACGTACGGCTGACGCTCGAAGGGGAGCTGCGCCTCGCCGACGCCCTGCGCCAGCTCTACGTCCTGCTTCCGGTCCTGGACGACGCCAAGCACTACTGGGTGGCGCCCGACGAGGTCGACAAACTGCTGCGCGCCGGCGAGGGCTGGCTCGCCGACCACCCCGAGCAGAAGCTGATCACCAGCCGCTATCTGTCCCGCCGCTGGGGTCTCACCCGGCAGGCCGCGGAGCGGCTCGAGCTCGTCCGGCTCGCCGAGAGCGACGACCTCGAGGTGGAGGACGTCGACAACGCGGTGGACGAGACGAAGGACACCGAGGAGCGTCCCGTCCCGCTCGCCGAGCAGCGGCGCGCCGCGATCCTGGACGCCCTCCGCACGGCGGGCGCGTCCAGCGTGCTCGACCTGGGCTGCGGTCAGGGCCAGCTCGTCCAGGCGCTCCTGAAGGACACCCGGTTCAGCGACATCGTCGGCGTGGACGTGTCCGTGCGCGCCCTCGCCGTCGCCGCCCGCCGGCTGCGCCTGGAACGCATGGGCGAGCGGCAGTCCGGCCGCGTCACCCTCCTCCAGGGCTCGCTCACGTACACCGACAAGCGCCTCAAGGGCTATGACGCGGCCGTCCTCAGCGAGGTCATCGAGCACCTCGACCTGCCGAGGCTGCCCGCCCTCGAGTACGCCGTGTTCGGTTCCGCCCGCCCGCACACCGTGGTCGTCACCACGCCGAACGTCGAGTACAACGTGCGCTGGGAGACACTGCCCGCCGGACACGTACGCCACAGCGACCACCGCTTCGAGTGGGACCGCCGGGAGTTCCGCGACTGGGCCGCCCGGGTCGCCGAACGGCACGGCTACGGAGTCGTCCACGTACCGGTCGGCGACGACGACCCGGAGGTCGGCCCGCCGACGCAGATGGCCGTGTTCACGCTGGCCGCGGCGGACCGGGCGGCCGGAGCCAGGACGACCGGAGCCCGGGCCGCCGGAGCCCGGCCGGCCGAGTCCCCCGACGCGGACCCGGCGTCCCCGGCCGGCACCACCACCACCACGACCACCACGAAGGAGGGGGCGGCATGA
- a CDS encoding nucleotide pyrophosphohydrolase, whose protein sequence is MTEPDVKALQRRLAEFAAARNWQPYHTPKNLAVALTVEAAELVEIFQWLTPEESARVMDDPRKAHRVADEVADVLAYLLQFCEVLGVDPLRALSEKIDRNELRFPPAERASDGPSVRDRHSTE, encoded by the coding sequence ATGACGGAACCGGACGTGAAGGCACTACAGCGCAGACTGGCCGAGTTCGCCGCGGCGCGGAACTGGCAGCCGTACCACACCCCGAAGAACCTCGCCGTGGCGCTGACGGTCGAGGCCGCGGAACTCGTCGAGATCTTCCAGTGGCTGACGCCGGAGGAGTCGGCGCGGGTGATGGACGACCCCCGCAAGGCGCACCGGGTGGCGGACGAGGTCGCCGACGTGCTCGCGTATCTGCTCCAGTTCTGCGAGGTGCTCGGGGTCGACCCGCTCCGGGCGCTCTCGGAGAAGATCGACCGGAACGAGCTCCGCTTCCCGCCGGCCGAACGGGCATCCGACGGTCCCTCCGTACGAGATCGTCACTCTACGGAGTGA
- a CDS encoding LLM class F420-dependent oxidoreductase, whose translation MDLRIFTEPQQGASYDTLLTVARATEDLGFDAFFRSDHYLSMGSADGLPGPTDAWITLAGLARETRRIRLGTLMTAGTFRLPGVLAIQVAQVDQMSGGRVELGLGAGWFEEEHKAYGIPFPKEKFARLEEQLAIVTGLWSTETGKTFDYDGRYYQLKDSPALPKPVQRKVPVLIGGHGATRTPRLAAQYADEFNIPFASIEDTERQFGRVRAAAEEAGRSPGDLVYSNALVVCVGRDDAEVARRAAAIGREADELKANGLAGSPAEVVDKLGRYAAAGSSRVYLQILDLDDLDHLELISSQVQSQLN comes from the coding sequence ATGGACCTTCGAATCTTCACCGAACCCCAGCAAGGCGCCTCCTACGACACCCTGCTCACCGTGGCCAGGGCCACCGAGGACCTGGGCTTCGACGCCTTCTTCCGCTCGGACCACTACCTCAGCATGGGGTCGGCCGACGGCCTTCCCGGACCCACCGACGCCTGGATCACCCTGGCCGGCCTCGCCCGCGAGACCCGGCGGATCAGGCTCGGCACCCTGATGACGGCCGGCACCTTCCGGCTCCCCGGTGTGCTCGCCATCCAGGTCGCACAGGTCGACCAGATGTCCGGCGGCCGGGTCGAGCTCGGCCTCGGCGCCGGCTGGTTCGAGGAGGAGCACAAGGCCTACGGCATCCCCTTCCCCAAGGAGAAGTTCGCCCGGCTCGAGGAGCAACTGGCCATCGTCACAGGCCTGTGGAGCACGGAGACCGGCAAGACCTTCGACTACGACGGACGGTACTACCAGCTGAAGGACTCACCCGCGCTGCCCAAGCCCGTCCAGCGGAAGGTCCCGGTGCTCATCGGCGGCCACGGCGCCACCCGCACCCCGCGACTGGCCGCACAGTACGCCGACGAGTTCAACATCCCGTTCGCCTCGATCGAGGACACCGAGCGGCAGTTCGGGCGGGTCCGCGCGGCAGCGGAGGAGGCCGGGCGGTCCCCCGGCGACCTCGTGTACTCCAACGCCCTCGTCGTCTGCGTCGGCAGGGACGACGCGGAGGTCGCCCGCCGCGCCGCCGCCATCGGCCGCGAGGCCGACGAACTCAAGGCCAACGGCCTCGCCGGCTCGCCCGCCGAGGTCGTCGACAAGCTCGGCCGCTACGCCGCCGCGGGCTCCTCCCGCGTCTACCTCCAGATCCTCGACCTGGACGACCTCGACCACCTGGAGCTCATCTCCTCGCAGGTCCAGTCCCAGCTGAACTGA